Proteins encoded in a region of the Schaalia hyovaginalis genome:
- a CDS encoding helix-turn-helix domain-containing protein — protein MSPRFLTLADVAETLNLTMSATRSLVSSGELPAIQVGGKKVWRVEESALEKYIEDQYAATRSRIEENLSV, from the coding sequence ATGAGCCCTCGATTCCTCACCCTGGCCGATGTCGCCGAGACGCTGAACCTCACGATGTCGGCGACTCGTTCGCTCGTCTCCTCGGGGGAGCTGCCCGCGATTCAGGTGGGCGGCAAGAAGGTGTGGCGCGTCGAGGAGTCCGCTCTCGAGAAGTACATCGAGGACCAGTACGCCGCGACGCGCTCACGGATCGAGGAGAACCTCTCGGTCTGA
- a CDS encoding AAA family ATPase yields the protein MSPRHSVALLADPEDEGRIVQAVDARADLKVVRRCADLPEVRAAVRAGIADLVVLRAAEPDLDALVIEELRIGGAGVVLLVDASTRAQARSLGADALALKDDAEGIVEALEARIRGGIGLVTSDSMPPDPFEEAACPARDLGSDAGLGPDAPPSDKAGTEGPQGRIVAVWGTSGAPGRSTLALGIAHALAEDSPTILIDGDLRNPSLAHMAGIPVDSSGIAALSRAALRGALDGLGLEGALTPYTDHLSILTGLTTPHRWREVGPAALDAIVTAAARMSPWVVVDLAAVSLDEVADETRQIGDRDDTTAAILRRADEILCVARADVLGISRLAHALAWFEELGASAQPRIVINRVDSAATGPRPSGAIGAALQAIIPGRSAHLIPEDAMVAKGLLKGRSVVAASPKSPAAQALSDAARSLGGAGARAPRGTRRGRRVKH from the coding sequence ATGAGCCCGCGGCACTCCGTGGCCCTCCTCGCCGATCCCGAGGACGAGGGCCGCATCGTTCAAGCCGTCGACGCGCGGGCCGATCTGAAGGTGGTGCGCAGATGCGCGGACCTTCCCGAAGTCCGAGCGGCAGTACGGGCCGGAATCGCCGACCTCGTCGTTCTTCGCGCGGCCGAGCCCGACCTCGACGCCCTCGTGATCGAAGAGCTCCGCATCGGCGGAGCCGGTGTCGTCCTGCTCGTCGATGCGTCGACTCGGGCGCAGGCGCGCAGCCTGGGAGCCGACGCGCTCGCGCTAAAGGACGACGCCGAAGGGATCGTCGAGGCGCTGGAGGCCCGCATTCGCGGTGGGATCGGCCTGGTGACGAGTGATTCCATGCCGCCCGACCCCTTCGAAGAAGCCGCATGCCCGGCGCGCGACCTCGGCTCTGACGCCGGACTCGGCCCTGATGCCCCGCCTTCGGACAAGGCCGGGACGGAAGGGCCGCAGGGGAGGATCGTGGCCGTATGGGGAACCTCGGGCGCGCCGGGGCGCTCAACGCTCGCCCTCGGAATCGCTCACGCGCTCGCCGAAGACTCTCCGACGATCCTCATCGACGGCGATCTGAGGAATCCCTCCCTCGCGCACATGGCCGGGATCCCCGTCGATTCCTCCGGCATCGCCGCGCTTTCCCGCGCCGCCCTGCGCGGGGCCCTCGACGGCCTCGGCCTCGAGGGCGCGCTGACCCCCTATACGGATCATCTTTCGATACTCACCGGATTGACCACCCCTCACAGGTGGAGGGAGGTCGGGCCCGCCGCCCTCGACGCGATCGTCACGGCGGCCGCGCGCATGAGCCCCTGGGTGGTCGTCGATCTCGCGGCGGTGAGCCTCGACGAAGTGGCCGATGAGACCCGGCAGATCGGCGACCGGGACGACACGACCGCCGCGATCCTTCGGCGGGCCGACGAGATCCTCTGCGTGGCGAGGGCGGACGTCCTCGGGATCTCACGTCTCGCGCACGCTCTCGCGTGGTTCGAGGAACTGGGCGCCTCGGCGCAGCCGCGCATCGTGATCAACAGGGTCGACTCGGCGGCGACGGGTCCCAGGCCCTCCGGCGCGATCGGGGCGGCGCTGCAGGCGATCATCCCGGGGCGCAGCGCGCACCTGATCCCCGAGGACGCAATGGTCGCGAAGGGGCTCCTCAAAGGGCGCAGCGTTGTCGCGGCCTCTCCGAAGTCCCCCGCGGCGCAGGCGCTGTCCGATGCGGCGCGAAGCCTCGGAGGGGCGGGGGCGCGTGCTCCGCGGGGAACACGTCGTGGCCGGCGTGTGAAACACTAG
- a CDS encoding DUF6912 family protein encodes MRVYLPLLPSELLDDSPRPRSGFTVVAPADCDREGVEVLEDDAQTEAALLALSLMREEEGERPLRMVVAQDVNAPQPKGEGVVEAGDFAIVWDAVAAILSDEPEAAPAVRRVLDAEEQDEADAAVADLWEFSLGWYDVSERESMARFIARSLS; translated from the coding sequence ATGCGCGTCTACCTTCCGCTCCTCCCTTCTGAACTCCTCGACGACTCCCCCCGTCCGCGCAGCGGCTTCACCGTCGTTGCGCCGGCTGACTGCGATCGTGAGGGCGTGGAGGTCCTCGAGGACGATGCCCAGACCGAGGCGGCCCTTCTCGCGCTCTCGCTCATGCGTGAAGAGGAGGGCGAGAGGCCGCTGCGCATGGTGGTCGCCCAGGACGTCAACGCGCCGCAGCCGAAGGGGGAGGGGGTCGTGGAGGCCGGCGACTTCGCGATCGTCTGGGATGCGGTCGCCGCGATCCTCTCCGATGAGCCTGAGGCTGCGCCTGCCGTACGACGAGTCCTCGACGCCGAGGAGCAGGATGAGGCGGACGCCGCCGTCGCCGATCTCTGGGAGTTCTCCCTCGGCTGGTACGACGTCTCCGAGCGTGAATCGATGGCTCGCTTCATCGCCCGGTCCCTCTCCTGA
- a CDS encoding AAA family ATPase, producing MKLHRLAFTAIGPFAGTEVIDFTAFDDSGLFLLEGPTGAGKSTLIDAITFALYGDVARLKDSSKDRLRSDLAAPSVHSEVDLVFEVSSGIYQVRRFPSYIPKGRKSPRNEPVTLVRVVEDPDAQDGFRTVGAVERGARQVDPAIRDLVGLSKEQFLQTVVLPQGKFAEFLTASSKDREAVLSDIFDTRIYRELQRDLVAAGSNSKALVADAEARCLNAFLHVMSQAGGGEDDAPPEAGLALAQDGEPSRRAAAGVARSAREREAAARAELPRAQERLDGARGALSAAEALNALIVRRAELEVKKEALESRTERVNAARAALAHSRSAAPIMPLLDAEERARERHASSAAALDEAIEATHRLAPEVLLPEGAPDAPWAESARRTIRESSLRRTERRSAIRELLGLEAGLAARRDQADELDALIVKREEERRRIAEGLESIPLVLAELEARERALRLERTSLEGAPERLKSLAPRVQAAESLPGLLERVEECAAGSAAARTASREAAARAHEAHEAWLRQTGAVLAAELEDGEACPVCGSTAHPAPAAPIDTALLTRADLKALDHARDEADAALGEANRREAEARSEAASASERAGAPAEELARLAADAEADSARLNAIDERLSSIAEELASRRDAVEKLRPELSAVSELLVEERTRLQALREGIDEDAARCAAAHEGFDSLSDLDEGLSGVLAQLEGANGAIDEWSRSAEARDTARADAARVLESLGLADSEEGRAEARSRVLDPPRLTELEALISNFEAESAAVREALASEPLQNIRDAEPVDTAPLQAALAEARGLQERVSIEFGKLSEAADSAQRALDEFLAARADLEAARAEAGPIRRLAGIADASSKENLMATPLASWVLISRLEEVLAAANPRLLAISAGRYELIGAADDGTSSRRLGLGLKILDHETEEERATRTLSGGETFYTSLALALGLADVVASQAGGIELRTMFIDEGFGSLDSATLDLVMAQLHALRDSGRTVGVISHVDEMARQIPDQIRVFRKGERGSTLALRV from the coding sequence GTGAAGCTCCACCGCCTCGCCTTCACCGCGATCGGCCCCTTCGCCGGCACTGAAGTCATCGATTTCACCGCTTTCGACGATTCGGGCCTCTTCCTCCTGGAAGGGCCCACGGGGGCCGGCAAGTCGACGCTCATCGATGCGATCACCTTCGCCCTGTACGGCGACGTCGCGCGTCTGAAGGATTCCTCCAAGGACCGGCTGCGCTCCGATCTCGCGGCGCCCAGCGTGCACTCCGAGGTCGATCTCGTCTTCGAGGTCTCCTCGGGGATCTATCAGGTGCGCCGCTTCCCCTCCTACATTCCGAAGGGCCGCAAGAGCCCCAGAAATGAGCCCGTGACCCTCGTCAGGGTCGTGGAGGATCCGGACGCGCAGGACGGCTTCCGCACGGTCGGGGCCGTCGAGCGCGGTGCACGCCAGGTGGACCCCGCGATTCGCGACCTCGTCGGCTTGAGCAAGGAGCAGTTCCTCCAGACGGTGGTCCTCCCCCAGGGGAAGTTCGCAGAATTCTTGACGGCCTCCTCGAAGGACCGTGAAGCGGTGCTCTCCGATATCTTCGACACGCGCATCTACAGGGAGCTGCAGCGCGATCTCGTCGCCGCCGGAAGCAATTCGAAGGCCCTGGTCGCCGATGCGGAAGCGCGCTGCCTCAACGCCTTCCTCCACGTGATGTCCCAGGCCGGGGGCGGTGAGGACGATGCGCCCCCTGAGGCCGGCCTCGCCCTCGCCCAGGACGGCGAGCCCTCACGCCGGGCGGCCGCCGGCGTCGCGCGATCCGCGAGGGAGCGCGAAGCCGCGGCGCGGGCCGAGCTCCCCCGAGCCCAGGAGCGCCTCGACGGGGCCCGCGGCGCACTCAGTGCGGCTGAGGCCCTCAACGCCCTGATCGTCCGGCGCGCCGAGCTCGAGGTGAAGAAGGAGGCGCTTGAGAGCAGGACGGAGCGGGTCAACGCGGCGAGGGCGGCGCTCGCGCATTCGCGTTCAGCCGCCCCGATCATGCCCCTGCTCGATGCCGAGGAGAGGGCCCGCGAGCGCCATGCGAGTTCGGCCGCCGCTCTTGACGAGGCGATCGAAGCAACGCATCGCCTCGCCCCCGAGGTGCTTCTTCCCGAGGGCGCTCCCGATGCCCCATGGGCGGAGTCGGCGCGTCGGACGATACGGGAGTCATCCCTGCGAAGGACCGAGCGCCGCAGCGCGATCCGCGAGCTCCTCGGACTCGAAGCCGGGCTCGCCGCACGCCGCGATCAGGCGGATGAACTCGATGCGCTGATCGTGAAACGCGAAGAGGAGAGGCGCCGCATCGCCGAAGGACTCGAATCGATCCCCCTGGTGCTCGCTGAACTCGAGGCCCGGGAGCGCGCCCTTCGACTCGAGCGCACGAGCCTTGAAGGCGCCCCCGAACGCCTCAAGAGCCTCGCCCCGCGCGTGCAGGCGGCGGAATCACTCCCCGGCCTGCTCGAGCGCGTAGAAGAATGCGCTGCGGGTAGCGCCGCCGCCCGCACCGCCTCTCGCGAGGCCGCGGCGCGCGCCCACGAGGCCCACGAGGCCTGGCTCCGGCAGACGGGCGCCGTGCTCGCCGCCGAGCTCGAAGACGGCGAGGCCTGTCCCGTCTGCGGTTCGACTGCGCATCCGGCGCCCGCGGCCCCCATCGACACGGCGCTGCTCACCAGAGCCGATCTCAAGGCCCTGGACCATGCGCGCGATGAGGCGGACGCCGCACTCGGCGAAGCGAATCGCCGCGAGGCCGAGGCGAGGAGCGAAGCCGCATCGGCCTCGGAACGCGCGGGAGCGCCGGCCGAGGAACTCGCGCGACTCGCGGCGGACGCCGAGGCCGACTCCGCGCGTCTGAACGCGATCGATGAGCGTCTGAGCAGCATCGCCGAGGAGCTCGCATCCCGGCGCGACGCGGTCGAGAAGCTGCGCCCCGAGCTCTCAGCGGTGAGCGAGCTCCTCGTCGAAGAGCGCACGCGCCTTCAGGCGCTCCGCGAGGGCATCGACGAGGACGCCGCGAGGTGCGCCGCCGCTCACGAGGGATTCGACTCGCTCAGCGATCTCGACGAGGGACTGTCGGGAGTGCTCGCTCAGCTCGAAGGCGCGAACGGGGCCATCGACGAATGGTCGCGCAGCGCCGAGGCGCGCGATACCGCGAGGGCTGATGCGGCCCGCGTTCTTGAGTCTTTGGGCCTCGCCGATTCCGAGGAGGGCCGGGCCGAGGCCAGGAGCAGGGTCCTCGATCCCCCACGCCTCACCGAGCTCGAAGCGCTGATCTCGAACTTCGAGGCCGAATCCGCTGCGGTCCGCGAGGCCCTCGCCTCCGAGCCGCTGCAAAACATCCGCGACGCGGAGCCCGTGGACACGGCGCCCCTTCAAGCGGCGCTCGCCGAGGCGCGCGGCCTGCAGGAACGGGTGAGCATCGAGTTCGGCAAGCTCTCGGAGGCCGCCGATTCCGCTCAGCGCGCCCTGGACGAGTTCCTGGCCGCGCGCGCCGACCTCGAGGCCGCGCGCGCCGAGGCCGGCCCTATCCGGCGTCTCGCGGGCATCGCGGACGCCTCCTCCAAGGAGAATCTCATGGCGACGCCGCTCGCCTCCTGGGTCCTCATCTCCCGCCTCGAAGAGGTTCTCGCGGCGGCGAATCCGCGCCTCCTCGCGATCTCCGCGGGGCGCTACGAATTGATCGGCGCTGCGGACGACGGCACGAGTTCGAGGCGCCTGGGATTGGGGCTCAAGATCCTCGACCACGAGACGGAGGAGGAGCGCGCGACACGGACCCTGTCGGGCGGCGAGACCTTCTACACCTCGCTCGCGCTCGCCCTCGGCCTCGCGGACGTCGTCGCGTCCCAAGCGGGCGGCATCGAACTGCGGACGATGTTCATCGACGAGGGATTCGGCTCCCTCGATTCGGCGACGCTCGACCTCGTCATGGCCCAGTTGCACGCCCTGCGCGATTCCGGGCGCACGGTCGGCGTGATCAGCCACGTCGATGAGATGGCCCGTCAGATCCCCGACCAGATCCGCGTCTTCCGGAAGGGGGAGCGCGGATCGACGCTCGCCCTGCGGGTGTGA
- a CDS encoding exonuclease SbcCD subunit D yields the protein MRILHTSDWHIGRTLHGADLARSVDAFFAQLLEAVEERAVDLVLISGDLFDRAVPPVEAISQTNALLERLTGRARVIITSGNHDGPARLGLFAKLLSDRLVVVTDPETIGTAVECGDPDDGCLVYPIPYLEPDLVRHVLADPPSSESERPDPLPRSHEAVVSAALRRVRCDLVRRRGLGDARPAVLMVHAFLTGGTASDSERDIEVGGACAVPAAVFDALGGEEPVDLGVVYVAAGHLHRPQEIRGASMPIRFSGSPIAYSFSEAGADKSMVLIDTGSAPVTPELITLRAHRPVVRLQGFMDDLLASPDPQAPRAYCSISVLDAARPENMIARLREVYPHALVIQHLGSADPQSAPRAARSDREPSEVASEFFATVGGRALNDEEAAVLDGMWARIRIGRTK from the coding sequence ATGCGGATTCTCCACACTTCGGATTGGCACATCGGTCGGACCCTCCACGGCGCCGACCTCGCCCGATCCGTTGACGCCTTCTTCGCCCAGCTGCTCGAAGCCGTCGAGGAGCGCGCGGTCGACCTCGTGCTCATCAGCGGCGATCTCTTCGATCGCGCGGTCCCTCCCGTGGAGGCGATCTCGCAGACGAACGCCCTTCTCGAGCGCCTCACCGGGCGTGCCAGGGTCATCATCACCTCGGGGAATCATGACGGCCCGGCCAGGCTCGGGCTCTTCGCGAAGCTATTGTCGGATCGTCTCGTCGTCGTGACCGACCCCGAGACGATCGGCACGGCGGTCGAATGCGGGGACCCGGACGACGGCTGCCTCGTCTACCCGATCCCCTATCTCGAACCCGACCTGGTCCGCCATGTCCTGGCCGATCCTCCGTCCTCGGAATCGGAGCGGCCCGATCCGCTCCCGCGCTCCCACGAGGCGGTCGTGTCCGCGGCCCTGCGCAGGGTCCGATGCGATCTCGTGCGGCGTCGCGGCCTCGGCGATGCCCGGCCCGCGGTCCTCATGGTCCACGCATTCCTCACCGGGGGGACCGCTTCGGATTCCGAGCGCGACATCGAGGTCGGCGGGGCATGCGCGGTCCCCGCGGCCGTCTTCGACGCCCTCGGCGGCGAGGAGCCCGTCGACCTCGGGGTCGTCTACGTCGCGGCGGGTCACCTCCATCGTCCTCAGGAGATCCGCGGGGCCTCCATGCCGATCCGCTTCTCCGGCTCGCCGATCGCCTATTCGTTCTCGGAGGCGGGCGCGGACAAGTCGATGGTCCTCATCGACACAGGCTCCGCGCCCGTGACCCCCGAGCTCATCACCCTTCGCGCGCATCGCCCGGTCGTCCGCCTCCAAGGATTCATGGACGACCTCCTGGCCTCCCCCGATCCTCAAGCGCCTCGCGCCTACTGCTCGATCAGCGTGCTCGACGCCGCCCGGCCGGAGAACATGATCGCGCGTCTGCGCGAGGTGTACCCCCATGCGCTCGTCATCCAGCACCTCGGCTCCGCCGATCCCCAGAGCGCCCCCCGAGCCGCTCGCAGCGACCGGGAGCCCTCCGAGGTCGCCTCCGAGTTCTTCGCGACGGTCGGCGGGCGTGCGCTCAACGATGAAGAGGCCGCCGTTCTCGACGGCATGTGGGCCCGCATCCGCATCGGGAGGACCAAGTGA
- the hisN gene encoding histidinol-phosphatase, with the protein MNTAPYNDDLRLAHVLADQADSISLARFGASDLVVEAKPDLTPVTDADRAVEDALRKQLSHARSRDAILGEERGVSGRSSRQWIIDPIDATKNFVRGVPVWATLIALVENGEVVVGVVSAPALKRRWWAAKGQGAWTGTSLFTGRRISVSGVARVEDASLSYSSLDGWLHADRGSQFLRLQSAFWRTRAYGDFWSYMLVAEGAVDCAMEPELEVYDMAALVPIVVEAGGRFTSLDGQDGPWGGCALATNGLVHDEVLAALDWPSRERAED; encoded by the coding sequence ATGAACACCGCGCCGTACAACGACGATCTTCGGCTCGCCCACGTCCTGGCGGACCAGGCCGACAGCATCTCCCTCGCGCGCTTCGGCGCATCGGACCTCGTGGTGGAGGCGAAACCGGATCTCACGCCCGTGACCGACGCCGATCGCGCGGTCGAGGACGCCTTGCGCAAGCAGTTGTCGCACGCGCGCTCGCGGGACGCGATCCTCGGTGAGGAGCGCGGCGTTTCGGGGCGCTCCTCGCGCCAGTGGATCATCGATCCGATCGACGCCACCAAGAACTTCGTCCGCGGGGTTCCGGTCTGGGCGACGCTCATCGCCCTGGTGGAGAACGGGGAAGTCGTCGTCGGAGTCGTCTCGGCTCCGGCGCTCAAACGCCGCTGGTGGGCGGCGAAGGGGCAGGGCGCCTGGACGGGCACCTCCCTGTTCACGGGCAGGCGCATCTCGGTCTCCGGCGTCGCGAGGGTCGAGGACGCCTCGCTCTCCTACTCCTCCCTCGACGGGTGGCTGCACGCCGATCGCGGATCGCAGTTCCTCAGGCTCCAGTCGGCGTTCTGGCGGACTCGCGCCTACGGGGATTTCTGGTCCTACATGCTGGTCGCCGAGGGCGCGGTCGATTGCGCGATGGAGCCCGAGCTCGAGGTGTACGACATGGCCGCGCTCGTCCCGATCGTCGTCGAGGCCGGCGGGCGCTTCACGTCCTTGGACGGCCAGGACGGCCCCTGGGGCGGATGCGCGCTGGCGACGAACGGCCTCGTGCACGACGAGGTGCTCGCGGCCCTCGATTGGCCCTCGCGCGAGCGCGCGGAGGACTGA
- a CDS encoding ABC transporter ATP-binding protein — translation MSDRKSALRLAWLMGSAGTIIVNDYFVLLDSFPVDGNHTIIEAWHAGSGFKDVGYSRFGKWGSPNLTNAHRHYTYAICGSEPLRDVSFTVEPGEAIGVVGRNGSGKSTLLKLVAGVMIPDEGTIEVREATAPLIEITGGFVPELTGRENISLSAGLHGMSPKEIAERFDEIVEFSGVGEFLDTPFRHYSSGMKVRLAFSVISSLDAPILMVDEVLAVGDQAFKDKCYARIQERLDQGCTLFLVSHSAKDLKRFCTRGLYLKGGSLVHDGPITEVMARYEGDTLDRGGSERTALARP, via the coding sequence ATGTCGGATCGCAAGTCCGCCCTCAGGCTCGCCTGGCTCATGGGATCGGCGGGGACGATCATCGTCAACGACTACTTCGTCCTCCTCGATTCCTTCCCCGTCGACGGGAATCACACGATCATCGAGGCGTGGCACGCCGGATCGGGGTTCAAGGACGTCGGCTATTCACGCTTCGGGAAGTGGGGGTCGCCGAACCTCACGAACGCCCACCGCCACTACACCTATGCGATCTGCGGATCCGAGCCCCTGCGCGACGTGTCCTTCACCGTGGAACCGGGGGAGGCCATCGGCGTGGTCGGCCGCAACGGCTCGGGCAAGTCCACGCTGCTCAAGCTCGTCGCGGGCGTCATGATCCCCGACGAGGGCACGATCGAGGTGCGCGAGGCGACCGCGCCGCTCATCGAGATCACCGGGGGCTTCGTCCCCGAGCTCACCGGGAGGGAGAACATCTCCTTGTCCGCGGGCCTGCACGGGATGAGCCCGAAGGAGATCGCGGAGCGATTCGACGAGATCGTCGAGTTCTCCGGCGTCGGGGAGTTCCTCGACACGCCCTTCCGCCACTACTCCTCGGGGATGAAGGTCCGTCTCGCCTTCTCCGTGATCTCGAGCCTGGACGCGCCGATCCTCATGGTCGATGAGGTCCTGGCCGTCGGCGACCAGGCCTTCAAGGACAAGTGCTACGCGCGGATCCAGGAGCGCCTCGATCAGGGCTGCACCCTCTTCCTCGTCTCCCACTCGGCGAAGGACCTCAAGCGCTTCTGCACGCGGGGCCTGTACCTCAAGGGCGGGAGCCTCGTTCACGACGGCCCGATCACCGAGGTGATGGCCCGATACGAGGGCGACACCCTGGACAGGGGGGGAAGTGAGCGGACCGCCCTCGCCCGCCCGTGA
- a CDS encoding glycosyltransferase, with amino-acid sequence MTHASIAAVVVAFNRATMLRDTLDALAAQTRRLDDVIVVDNASSDESAQVARGHRVVTDVVPMERNIGGAGGFAVGIARAIARGAEFVWLMDDDTVPSPTALAELCRAHRDYPGQPAVLACRADWIDGREHPMNTLRERFLVDPLLRRRAAIAGARQIRTASFVAILIDARAIREEGLPVADYFLWNDDFEYTARLLRRRVGLYVDAARVEHRTNAFANSTDVDPGPRFVNEVRNKVWAFTRSRAFSPVDTLVFGPATALRWIRMIAKSAQRRERLRDLREGIVRGSRTPRPTAEVLWNTPVGRQAAVLEAGAATRIPPRRAQGPVDFAVLLPVWAGDAPEYFERSLRSVGADQTRKASLLLIVADGPVDARINEILSDCQSGAREDLTGGVPVEVVRIAENRGLANALNKGLEACPYEVVARVDADDVSLPHRFAMQLPLIEEGFELIGSAIAEFDADEAETGLVRRMPLEAREIRETITVRDPFNHPTVVYTKSAVAKAGGYEHVDRMEDYWLFARMVLGGAACCNIQQPLVLYRIGDGAYTRRGGASMFRSEMALQRLLVERGLIGPLRWARNVAVRGGYRLVPASLRKALYQNVGRIVWFR; translated from the coding sequence ATGACCCATGCTTCGATCGCGGCGGTCGTCGTTGCCTTCAACCGGGCCACGATGTTGCGCGACACGCTCGACGCGCTCGCGGCCCAGACACGGCGACTCGATGACGTCATCGTCGTCGATAACGCCTCCTCGGACGAGTCCGCCCAGGTCGCGCGCGGGCACCGCGTCGTCACCGACGTCGTGCCGATGGAGCGCAACATCGGCGGGGCCGGCGGTTTCGCCGTCGGAATCGCGCGGGCGATCGCGCGCGGCGCCGAATTCGTGTGGCTCATGGACGACGACACCGTCCCCTCGCCGACCGCCCTGGCGGAGCTGTGCCGCGCGCACAGGGACTACCCCGGTCAACCGGCGGTCCTCGCCTGCCGCGCCGATTGGATCGACGGCCGCGAGCACCCCATGAACACGCTGCGCGAGCGCTTCCTCGTCGACCCGCTCCTGCGCCGGCGCGCGGCGATCGCGGGGGCCCGGCAGATCCGCACGGCCTCCTTCGTCGCGATCCTCATCGACGCGCGCGCGATTCGCGAGGAGGGCCTGCCCGTTGCCGATTACTTCCTCTGGAACGACGATTTCGAGTACACGGCGCGCCTGCTGCGCAGGCGCGTGGGGCTCTACGTCGATGCGGCCAGAGTCGAGCACCGGACGAACGCCTTCGCCAACTCCACGGACGTCGATCCGGGACCGCGCTTCGTCAACGAGGTGCGCAACAAGGTCTGGGCCTTCACCCGCTCCAGGGCCTTCAGCCCGGTGGACACCCTCGTCTTCGGCCCGGCCACCGCCTTGCGGTGGATCCGGATGATCGCGAAGTCCGCGCAGCGCCGCGAGAGGCTCCGCGACCTGCGCGAGGGGATCGTCAGGGGGTCGAGGACGCCCCGGCCGACCGCTGAGGTTCTCTGGAACACGCCCGTCGGCCGCCAGGCCGCGGTCCTCGAAGCGGGGGCCGCCACGCGGATCCCGCCGAGGAGGGCCCAGGGCCCCGTCGATTTCGCGGTCCTGCTGCCCGTGTGGGCGGGGGACGCCCCCGAGTACTTCGAGCGCTCCTTGCGATCGGTCGGCGCCGACCAGACGCGCAAGGCGTCCCTGCTCCTCATCGTGGCCGACGGGCCGGTCGACGCGAGGATTAACGAGATCCTGTCCGACTGCCAGTCGGGGGCGCGCGAGGATCTCACCGGGGGAGTCCCGGTCGAGGTCGTCCGCATCGCCGAGAACCGGGGGCTGGCGAACGCCCTCAACAAGGGCCTCGAAGCCTGCCCCTACGAGGTCGTCGCCCGAGTCGACGCCGACGACGTCTCCCTCCCGCATCGCTTCGCCATGCAGCTGCCGCTCATCGAGGAGGGGTTCGAACTCATCGGCTCGGCGATTGCCGAGTTCGACGCCGATGAGGCCGAGACCGGCCTGGTCCGGCGCATGCCGCTCGAAGCGCGCGAGATCCGCGAGACGATCACCGTGCGCGATCCCTTCAACCATCCGACCGTCGTCTACACGAAGAGCGCGGTCGCGAAGGCCGGGGGCTATGAGCACGTCGACCGCATGGAGGACTACTGGCTCTTCGCCCGAATGGTCTTAGGGGGCGCCGCGTGCTGCAACATCCAGCAGCCTCTCGTCCTCTACCGGATCGGCGACGGCGCCTACACGCGCCGCGGCGGGGCGTCCATGTTCCGATCCGAGATGGCGCTCCAGCGCCTCCTCGTGGAGCGCGGCCTCATCGGACCGCTGCGGTGGGCGCGCAACGTCGCGGTCCGCGGCGGCTACCGTCTGGTACCCGCGTCCCTTCGCAAGGCCCTGTATCAGAACGTCGGCAGGATCGTCTGGTTCCGGTAG
- the rsgA gene encoding ribosome small subunit-dependent GTPase A: MRRDIGTDDPRVKVRAGKSSRPRTKVRPDWSREPLARVIGVDRGRYTLRLEESEVRVFAVRAKELRRGSVIMGDLVRATGDLSGRHDTLARIVAVEERASVLRRSLEDAPDAKGEKAIVANAEIMCIVVALADPPPRTGMIDRCLVAAYEAGLEPLLCLTKADLASPDGLLDAYSPFGLRTIVTRSDAPGEGLEDLRGALKDRFSVLVGHSGVGKSTLINALVPDANRAVGHVNEVTGRGRHTSTSSQAFELPEGGWIVDTPGVRSFGLGHVEVSDVLGVFPEVDEATRFCLPLCSHAAEEPSCAIDAWIRGDAPCAAADPAESARRSALAASVRRLLEAVATAEASAKAAR, translated from the coding sequence ATGAGGCGCGATATCGGAACCGATGATCCGCGCGTCAAGGTCCGGGCGGGCAAGTCCTCGCGTCCGCGCACCAAGGTCCGTCCCGATTGGTCGCGCGAGCCGCTCGCCCGCGTCATCGGCGTCGATCGCGGCCGCTACACGCTTCGCCTCGAGGAGTCGGAGGTCCGCGTCTTCGCCGTCCGCGCGAAGGAGCTGCGCCGCGGTTCGGTCATCATGGGCGACCTCGTGCGCGCCACGGGCGATCTGTCGGGCCGCCACGACACCTTGGCCCGGATCGTCGCCGTCGAGGAGCGCGCCTCGGTCCTGCGCCGCTCCTTGGAGGACGCGCCCGACGCGAAGGGCGAGAAGGCGATCGTGGCGAACGCGGAGATCATGTGCATCGTCGTGGCCCTGGCGGATCCCCCGCCGCGCACGGGCATGATCGACCGCTGCCTCGTCGCGGCCTACGAGGCCGGTCTGGAGCCCCTGCTGTGCCTCACCAAGGCCGACCTCGCCTCCCCCGACGGGCTCCTCGACGCCTATTCCCCCTTCGGCCTGCGCACGATCGTCACACGTTCGGACGCGCCCGGGGAGGGGCTCGAGGACCTGCGCGGGGCTTTGAAGGACCGCTTCTCCGTCCTCGTCGGCCATTCGGGCGTGGGCAAGTCGACCCTCATCAATGCGCTGGTGCCGGACGCGAATCGCGCCGTCGGGCACGTCAACGAGGTGACGGGCCGGGGGCGCCACACCTCGACCTCCTCGCAGGCCTTCGAGCTTCCCGAGGGCGGCTGGATCGTCGACACGCCCGGCGTCCGCTCCTTCGGCCTGGGCCACGTGGAGGTGTCGGACGTCCTCGGCGTCTTCCCGGAGGTCGATGAGGCGACCCGGTTCTGCCTCCCGCTGTGCTCCCATGCGGCCGAGGAGCCGAGCTGCGCGATCGACGCCTGGATCCGCGGAGACGCCCCCTGCGCTGCGGCGGATCCCGCTGAGAGCGCGCGCAGGTCCGCCCTCGCGGCTTCGGTTCGGCGCCTCCTCGAGGCCGTGGCGACCGCCGAGGCCTCGGCGAAAGCGGCCCGCTGA